A DNA window from Undibacterium sp. YM2 contains the following coding sequences:
- a CDS encoding LysE family translocator, with translation MKLYPLFLLMAAATVFSPGPGVVMTLTNALRYGMRGTFGGILGIAFGALIVAAISATSVGVVLAASATAFTVLKLLGAGYLIFLGVKLWRAPAFRFTEGDAHEASFKKRFLEGLSLQMTNPKAIFFFLSVFPQFIDPAMSYGLQFAVLVMTYSGLIVIIHSSYAIFAGRARTWLTSEKGGSYMNKIGAATFVFFGCALAGAKRTV, from the coding sequence ATGAAACTGTATCCATTATTCCTGCTGATGGCAGCAGCCACCGTGTTCAGCCCTGGTCCTGGTGTAGTCATGACACTGACAAATGCCTTACGCTATGGCATGCGCGGCACTTTTGGTGGCATCCTGGGTATCGCTTTTGGCGCACTGATTGTTGCGGCAATTTCTGCCACCAGCGTCGGTGTCGTGCTGGCCGCATCGGCTACCGCATTTACCGTACTCAAGTTGCTGGGAGCTGGATACCTGATTTTCCTCGGCGTCAAGCTCTGGCGTGCACCAGCCTTTCGTTTCACTGAAGGCGATGCCCATGAAGCCAGCTTCAAAAAGCGCTTCCTGGAAGGCCTGTCTTTGCAGATGACCAACCCCAAGGCGATATTCTTTTTCCTGTCTGTCTTCCCGCAGTTCATAGACCCGGCCATGAGTTATGGCCTGCAGTTTGCCGTGCTGGTCATGACTTATAGCGGGCTGATCGTCATCATCCATAGCAGCTATGCGATTTTTGCCGGTCGCGCCAGAACCTGGCTGACATCAGAAAAAGGCGGTTCCTACATGAATAAAATAGGTGCTGCCACCTTTGTATTTTTTGGTTGTGCCCTGGCGGGTGCGAAACGCACGGTATAA
- a CDS encoding response regulator, with protein sequence MNNDLPEAEKISEEASFEELNHTDYRSLVYLYFPDIDAGQQLAATLELYQHEVLCFTEADELQSAIMVRMPHALVMDVDSPAGMAARKKMGNRVISNFPIIYISALDNFTQRLAAVREGAAGYFLKPLDVEALSAKIDEKIARNEVLAYRILVVDDDELLAGYYDAILSSAGMHVKAINDPSEILESLKKFKPELVLTDLNMPVCNGLEMAQIIRQNNRYIDIPIVFLSTEVQKQMTAIETGADDFLGKPIDPEKLISTIASRAERYRNLRKQR encoded by the coding sequence ATGAACAATGACCTCCCCGAGGCTGAAAAAATCAGCGAAGAAGCAAGTTTTGAAGAGCTGAACCATACAGACTACCGCAGCCTGGTATATCTCTACTTCCCTGACATTGATGCAGGGCAGCAACTGGCAGCAACGCTGGAACTGTATCAGCATGAGGTGCTTTGCTTTACCGAGGCGGATGAATTGCAATCCGCCATCATGGTCAGGATGCCGCATGCTCTGGTCATGGATGTGGATAGCCCGGCAGGAATGGCAGCGAGAAAGAAAATGGGAAACCGGGTCATCAGCAATTTCCCCATCATCTATATTTCAGCATTGGATAATTTCACGCAACGCCTGGCCGCTGTCAGAGAAGGTGCGGCAGGCTATTTTCTCAAACCTCTCGATGTCGAAGCATTGAGTGCCAAAATAGATGAAAAAATCGCCAGGAATGAAGTGCTGGCCTATCGCATACTTGTTGTTGACGACGATGAATTACTTGCCGGCTATTACGATGCCATACTCAGTAGCGCTGGCATGCATGTGAAAGCCATCAACGACCCCAGCGAAATTCTTGAATCACTGAAAAAATTCAAGCCCGAACTGGTGCTGACAGACTTGAACATGCCAGTCTGCAATGGACTGGAGATGGCGCAGATCATCAGGCAAAACAATCGCTATATCGATATCCCCATCGTCTTTTTATCCACTGAAGTACAAAAACAAATGACGGCAATAGAAACCGGGGCAGATGATTTCCTGGGCAAACCCATAGACCCGGAAAAACTGATTTCCACTATCGCCAGCAGGGCAGAACGCTACCGCAATCTGCGCAAGCAAAGATAG
- a CDS encoding S-layer protein, with translation MRPRYLSLIVISFVIPSAVFFLHGCGSSSDSTAQAQKPDLPATSSAGWTTGDLHVHTIQSDDARTTQTLDLVLDKAFTSYGLDWTAITNHLRSSKYDNNGATLTNPVPFAYGMESYEIPRIKALQASGRYADKTIFSGFEWDMPTHDHLGVSIFDVVDGKFVSSPSASKEFQYLFTTLEDSKFDAADVNKWKTKYPQRFNSTAADALQAISWLKKNYPDTSFITINHPSRNPGKYTIADFRTMNDMAPNIMFSIEGMVGNQMEPDRGGYTSSYVEANKPNRVYGGVDAIVAQVGGVWDALLGEGRRIWNIADSDSHFKIDDAGNSSGYFPGEYAKNYVWMNDKKAGVNELIKSLQSGRMFSVFGDLINAMEFTVSNASDVKNMGQELKVANGSTVEVTIRFKSPARNNYEFPAGSGVFGNKAPKVDHVDLIVGDVGSKAAPDSSAYNVATNPSTKVLKRFTNADWKTDAEGYNVIKYQMLVQKNQYLRLRGTNLGINVADMTENGEPLADAKITTTDNPTRHNQINDRNYASLWFYSNPVFVSVN, from the coding sequence ATGCGTCCCCGCTATTTGAGTTTGATTGTTATTTCTTTTGTTATTCCATCCGCAGTTTTTTTTCTGCATGGCTGCGGTAGCTCGTCTGACAGTACCGCCCAAGCACAAAAACCTGACCTGCCTGCCACTTCATCTGCTGGATGGACAACCGGTGACTTGCATGTACACACCATACAGTCCGACGACGCCCGCACAACACAAACATTGGATTTGGTGCTAGATAAAGCATTTACCAGCTATGGGTTGGACTGGACGGCTATTACGAACCACCTGCGTTCCTCAAAATATGATAATAACGGTGCCACCCTGACAAACCCGGTACCATTTGCGTATGGCATGGAATCCTATGAAATCCCCAGGATCAAAGCCTTGCAGGCATCTGGTCGCTATGCAGACAAAACCATTTTCTCAGGTTTCGAATGGGATATGCCTACGCATGATCATCTGGGCGTCAGCATTTTTGATGTAGTAGATGGTAAATTTGTGTCATCCCCATCTGCGTCCAAGGAATTCCAATACTTGTTTACCACATTGGAAGACAGCAAATTTGATGCTGCGGATGTCAACAAATGGAAAACAAAATATCCGCAGCGCTTCAACAGCACAGCAGCAGATGCCTTACAGGCCATTTCGTGGTTGAAGAAAAATTATCCAGATACCAGTTTTATCACCATCAACCATCCTTCGCGCAATCCTGGCAAATACACCATTGCAGATTTCCGCACGATGAATGACATGGCACCCAACATCATGTTCTCGATAGAAGGCATGGTAGGCAACCAGATGGAACCAGATCGCGGCGGATATACCTCAAGCTATGTCGAAGCCAACAAGCCAAATCGGGTTTATGGTGGCGTTGACGCCATCGTGGCCCAGGTTGGTGGTGTCTGGGACGCCTTGCTTGGCGAAGGCCGCCGTATCTGGAATATCGCTGATTCTGATTCACATTTCAAAATCGATGATGCCGGTAATAGCAGTGGTTACTTCCCTGGCGAATATGCGAAAAACTATGTGTGGATGAACGACAAAAAAGCGGGCGTCAATGAATTGATCAAGAGCCTGCAGTCGGGAAGAATGTTCAGTGTCTTTGGTGATCTCATCAATGCCATGGAATTCACGGTCAGCAATGCAAGCGATGTCAAAAACATGGGGCAAGAGCTGAAGGTAGCAAACGGCAGCACGGTTGAAGTCACCATACGTTTCAAGAGCCCGGCCAGGAATAACTATGAATTTCCGGCAGGTAGTGGCGTATTCGGCAACAAGGCACCGAAAGTGGATCATGTGGATTTGATCGTGGGTGATGTTGGCAGCAAGGCGGCACCGGATTCCAGCGCTTACAATGTGGCGACCAACCCCAGCACCAAGGTCTTGAAACGCTTCACCAACGCCGACTGGAAAACAGACGCTGAAGGTTACAACGTCATCAAGTACCAGATGCTTGTGCAGAAAAATCAGTACCTGCGCCTGCGTGGCACCAACCTGGGCATCAACGTCGCAGACATGACAGAAAATGGTGAGCCATTGGCCGATGCCAAAATCACGACCACTGACAACCCGACGCGCCACAACCAGATCAATGACCGTAACTACGCCAGTCTGTGGTTCTATTCCAATCCAGTCTTTGTTAGCGTGAACTAA
- the cyoD gene encoding cytochrome o ubiquinol oxidase subunit IV, which produces MSAHQEHTAHGHDHHDDHHEHTHASHGSLKDYAMGFILAVILTAIPFWLVMGKVMNKSSTTGMVLLVFAAIQIVVHMVYFLHMNSKSEGGWTMLALLFTGMLVFIMMSGSLWVMYHLNHNMMPGMMHETETKPQSINAAPMSKPAADNMKSMPSMQ; this is translated from the coding sequence ATGAGTGCACACCAAGAACACACGGCACATGGCCACGATCATCACGATGATCATCATGAGCACACGCACGCCAGTCATGGCAGTCTGAAAGACTATGCAATGGGATTTATCCTGGCAGTGATTTTGACTGCGATTCCCTTCTGGCTGGTCATGGGCAAAGTCATGAACAAATCGAGCACCACAGGCATGGTCCTGCTGGTATTTGCCGCGATACAGATCGTCGTGCACATGGTGTATTTCCTGCACATGAACAGTAAATCCGAAGGTGGCTGGACCATGCTGGCCCTGCTGTTTACCGGCATGCTGGTATTTATCATGATGAGCGGATCACTGTGGGTCATGTATCACCTGAATCACAATATGATGCCAGGCATGATGCATGAAACAGAAACAAAACCGCAATCGATCAATGCCGCCCCCATGTCCAAACCTGCTGCGGACAATATGAAGTCCATGCCATCCATGCAATGA
- a CDS encoding HD-GYP domain-containing protein encodes MSTRRIGMSDIIIGQALPWDVYGNDGSLLLRKGFIVTHAGQVSALAERGLFADTGKSDGGLRDGKVAEKATEAPSVVRTINMVRTELRRLIYNLSTEADVQGQLISLTKKMGAAVFMAPDVALGCILLNQDDNYGPRHSVDTAIVSLLIARTLKKPADEMLLLAAAALTMNVAMLRQQEKLQEKSETLNAAEQELISQHPEAGAAMLRAAGIDNEDWLSWVLHHHESEDGSGYPKGKTGADIPQNAKIISLADRYCARVCARSYRKSMLPNAALRDILVEGKSKIDPMLVTVFIKELGTYPIGTFVRLESGEIAVVTGKGETTTTPYVHALLGPRGTPLSIPLKRDTQKPLMAIREVLHRDQVSVKFTMRHLWGDIARL; translated from the coding sequence ATGTCAACCAGACGCATAGGAATGTCTGACATCATCATAGGCCAGGCCTTGCCCTGGGACGTCTATGGGAATGATGGTAGCCTGCTCTTGCGCAAGGGCTTTATTGTCACCCACGCGGGTCAGGTATCAGCTCTGGCAGAACGCGGCCTGTTCGCAGATACCGGCAAGTCCGACGGTGGTTTGCGAGATGGCAAAGTGGCCGAGAAAGCTACTGAAGCCCCTTCAGTTGTGCGCACCATCAATATGGTGCGTACAGAATTGCGCAGGCTGATATATAACCTCAGTACAGAAGCCGACGTGCAGGGCCAGTTGATCTCGCTGACCAAAAAAATGGGCGCAGCTGTCTTCATGGCACCGGACGTCGCACTCGGCTGCATCTTGCTGAATCAGGACGATAACTATGGCCCGCGGCATTCTGTCGATACTGCCATAGTATCCCTGCTGATCGCCCGTACTCTCAAAAAACCTGCAGACGAAATGCTCTTGCTGGCTGCCGCTGCACTGACCATGAATGTCGCCATGCTGAGGCAACAAGAGAAACTGCAAGAGAAAAGCGAAACATTGAATGCGGCAGAGCAGGAATTGATTTCGCAGCATCCTGAAGCCGGTGCTGCAATGCTGCGGGCCGCAGGCATAGACAATGAAGACTGGCTATCCTGGGTTTTGCATCATCATGAAAGCGAAGATGGCAGTGGCTATCCCAAGGGCAAAACCGGTGCAGATATCCCGCAAAATGCCAAGATCATTTCCCTCGCCGACCGTTACTGTGCCCGGGTATGCGCACGCAGCTACCGCAAGTCCATGCTGCCGAATGCGGCATTACGCGACATACTGGTAGAGGGCAAGTCCAAGATAGATCCCATGCTGGTGACAGTCTTTATCAAGGAACTGGGTACCTACCCCATAGGTACTTTCGTCAGACTGGAGAGCGGAGAAATTGCCGTGGTAACAGGTAAAGGCGAGACCACCACCACACCTTATGTGCATGCACTGCTGGGGCCGCGCGGTACACCACTGTCAATACCACTAAAGCGCGACACACAAAAACCCTTGATGGCAATACGTGAAGTCTTGCACCGCGACCAGGTCTCGGTCAAATTCACCATGCGTCATTTATGGGGCGACATTGCCCGCCTGTGA
- a CDS encoding response regulator transcription factor, translating to MPENRLLLIIEDDTAFARTLGRSFERRGYTVLHASSKEDAEKLLSDHTPAYAVVDLKLNGHSSGLACVQLLHQHNPDMLIVVLTGFASIATAVEAVKLGACQYLSKPSNTDDIEAAFGHIAGTADVEITNRSTSIKNLEWERIHEVLAETDFNISETARRLGMHRRTLARKLEKQRIK from the coding sequence ATGCCAGAAAATCGTCTGCTACTCATTATTGAGGACGATACTGCTTTTGCCCGTACACTGGGCCGCTCGTTTGAGCGGCGCGGCTATACCGTCCTGCACGCGAGCAGCAAGGAAGATGCTGAAAAATTATTATCAGATCATACGCCCGCTTATGCTGTGGTTGATCTGAAATTGAATGGGCATTCCTCCGGCCTGGCCTGCGTGCAGCTTTTACATCAGCACAATCCCGACATGTTGATCGTCGTGCTCACAGGATTTGCCAGTATTGCGACTGCGGTGGAAGCAGTCAAACTGGGCGCATGTCAATACTTGTCCAAACCCTCCAATACTGATGATATTGAAGCGGCCTTCGGGCATATCGCTGGCACGGCAGATGTAGAGATCACGAATCGCTCGACTTCCATCAAGAACCTGGAGTGGGAAAGAATCCACGAAGTACTGGCAGAAACCGACTTCAATATCTCAGAAACTGCGCGCAGGCTAGGTATGCACAGACGCACACTGGCGCGTAAGCTCGAAAAGCAAAGAATTAAATAG
- a CDS encoding Lrp/AsnC family transcriptional regulator, protein MDVYDRSILRYLQQDGRMSNLSLAERIHLSAPQTLRRVRALEEKGVIRAYVAQVAPEALGLGVMAFVNLSLDREQFRNVREVERQLKAFPEIIECHTISGDFDYILKVVASDLKSLSQFLTDTLMQVPGVASLRSMICMEEIKPVSGLPID, encoded by the coding sequence ATGGATGTTTATGACCGAAGTATCTTGCGATATTTGCAACAAGATGGACGCATGAGCAATTTAAGCCTGGCCGAACGGATACATCTGTCGGCACCGCAGACCCTGCGCAGGGTCAGGGCGCTGGAAGAAAAAGGCGTGATACGCGCCTATGTCGCGCAGGTTGCGCCTGAGGCTTTGGGCCTGGGTGTCATGGCATTCGTGAACCTGTCGCTGGACAGGGAGCAGTTTCGCAATGTGCGCGAGGTAGAGCGGCAGTTGAAGGCTTTTCCTGAAATCATAGAATGCCATACCATTTCTGGCGACTTTGATTACATCCTGAAAGTGGTGGCCAGCGACCTCAAAAGCCTGTCGCAATTCCTGACTGACACCCTGATGCAGGTGCCGGGCGTTGCTTCCTTGCGCTCCATGATCTGCATGGAAGAAATCAAGCCTGTCAGCGGGCTGCCGATAGACTGA
- a CDS encoding ATP-binding protein has protein sequence MAKTATKTPENQSAIAIAYENSAGHKNMLQLIQLRWLAVFGQLSTILIVMFGFGIQLPLVKMLAVLICLIGFNIASHLRWHERVYVTNGELVFALLIDVFSLTAQLYFGGGTSNPFAFLYLLQVILSAVLLEAWSTWIIVVITSACLAGLSLFSEPLSLPPGENGGLSRLYVAGYIICFMLNAALLVFFITRIGRNLHARDVQLADLHQRAVEEDHIVRMGLLASGAAHELGTPLATLSVILGDWRRMPEFRKNPELLEEISEMETQLQRCKSIVSGILLSAGEARGESAVKTTINSFLNDLTTEFTSTRTIVSFGFDNQIQDDIPIVFDTALKQMVCNVLDNALEASPDWLSMEARRQGDDLILTVVDRGPGFDPAILSRIGEPYQSTKGRPGSGLGLFFVVNVARKLGGQFTASNRGDGGAIVQLSLPLSAIML, from the coding sequence GTGGCAAAAACAGCAACAAAAACACCAGAAAACCAGTCTGCTATTGCGATAGCCTACGAAAACTCGGCAGGCCACAAGAATATGTTGCAGCTTATACAGCTGCGCTGGCTTGCCGTGTTTGGTCAGTTATCGACCATATTGATCGTCATGTTTGGCTTTGGCATACAGTTGCCTCTGGTCAAAATGCTGGCCGTGCTGATCTGCCTGATAGGCTTTAATATTGCCAGCCATTTACGCTGGCACGAGCGTGTGTATGTGACCAACGGCGAACTTGTTTTTGCCTTGCTGATTGATGTATTCAGCCTGACGGCACAGCTGTACTTCGGTGGCGGCACATCGAATCCCTTTGCTTTTCTGTATCTGTTGCAAGTGATTTTAAGTGCGGTTTTGCTGGAAGCCTGGTCCACCTGGATTATCGTCGTCATCACCAGTGCCTGCCTGGCCGGACTATCGCTGTTCTCTGAACCCTTATCTCTGCCGCCTGGTGAAAACGGCGGGCTATCACGCCTGTATGTTGCTGGCTATATTATTTGCTTCATGCTCAATGCGGCCCTGCTGGTTTTCTTTATCACCCGCATAGGCCGCAACCTGCATGCACGGGATGTACAACTGGCAGACCTGCACCAGCGCGCCGTGGAAGAAGATCATATCGTGCGCATGGGCCTGCTGGCTTCGGGTGCAGCGCATGAACTGGGCACACCACTGGCTACGCTGTCTGTCATCCTCGGTGACTGGCGGCGCATGCCGGAGTTCAGGAAAAACCCCGAGTTGCTGGAAGAGATCAGCGAAATGGAAACCCAGTTGCAGCGCTGTAAAAGCATAGTCAGCGGCATCCTGCTGTCCGCCGGAGAAGCCCGTGGCGAATCGGCAGTTAAAACCACCATCAACAGCTTCCTGAATGATCTGACCACGGAATTTACATCGACCCGGACTATCGTCTCTTTTGGTTTCGATAACCAGATTCAGGATGATATTCCCATCGTCTTTGATACTGCCTTGAAGCAGATGGTCTGCAATGTACTTGATAATGCCCTGGAAGCTTCGCCAGACTGGCTGAGCATGGAAGCCAGACGTCAGGGTGATGACCTGATATTGACAGTCGTTGACCGCGGGCCTGGTTTTGATCCGGCGATTTTGTCACGCATAGGAGAGCCGTATCAATCGACCAAGGGCCGCCCCGGCAGCGGACTGGGACTATTCTTTGTCGTCAATGTAGCACGCAAACTGGGTGGTCAATTCACGGCATCGAACCGCGGAGATGGCGGTGCCATCGTACAATTGAGTCTGCCACTTTCGGCGATCATGCTTTAG
- the cyoB gene encoding cytochrome o ubiquinol oxidase subunit I — protein sequence MQDHIDLTKLIFGRLSWDAIPFHEPILLATFAGVALGGIALLGALTYFRLWGMLWRDWFTSIDHKKIGIMYVIFAIVMLLRGFADALMMRLQQAIAFGDTAGFLPPHHYDQIFTAHGVIMIFFVAMPLVTGLMNYVVPLQIGARDVAFPFLNNFSFWMTAFGGGLVMVSLFVGEFARTGWLAYPPLSGIMSSPDVGVDYYIWSLQIAGVGTLLSGINLIATIIKMRAPGMTMMKMPVFTWTALCTNVLIVAAFPVLTAVLGMLSLDRMFGTNFFTNDLGGNSMMYVNLIWIWGHPEVYILVLPAFGVFSEIVSTFCSKRLFGYTSMVYATVVITILSYLVWLHHFFTMGSGASVNSFFGITTMIISIPTGAKIFNWLFTMYRGRIRFELPMLWTMGFMITFVIGGMTGVLLAVPPADFVLHNSLFLIAHFHNVIIGGVLFGMFAGINYWFPKAFGYKLDDFWGKCCFWFWTIGFYFAFMPLYVLGLMGVTRRLSHFEDPSLQIWFQIAAFGAVLIALGIASFIIQLYVSFKNRASLRDFTGDPWGGRTLEWSTSSPPADYNFAFTPKVYDNDAWADMKSKQYQRPTDGFVPIHMPKNTGAGFIIALLSAACGFALIWQMWLPAVLGFVAMMAAIIVHTFNYKRDYYIPVADVIRTEEERSRLAGAAHV from the coding sequence ATGCAAGACCATATCGATTTGACGAAGCTGATCTTCGGCCGTCTCTCCTGGGATGCGATTCCCTTTCACGAACCTATTTTGCTGGCAACCTTCGCAGGTGTCGCGCTTGGTGGCATTGCGCTGCTTGGGGCGCTGACCTACTTCCGCCTGTGGGGCATGTTGTGGCGCGACTGGTTCACCAGTATCGACCATAAAAAGATAGGCATCATGTATGTGATTTTTGCCATTGTCATGTTGCTGCGCGGCTTTGCTGACGCCCTCATGATGCGCTTGCAACAGGCAATTGCCTTTGGTGATACGGCAGGTTTCCTGCCACCGCATCACTACGACCAGATCTTTACCGCGCATGGCGTGATCATGATTTTCTTCGTGGCCATGCCTTTGGTGACAGGTTTGATGAACTATGTGGTACCACTGCAAATCGGTGCACGCGACGTTGCCTTCCCTTTCCTGAACAATTTCAGTTTCTGGATGACCGCATTTGGCGGTGGCCTGGTCATGGTGTCCCTGTTCGTTGGTGAATTTGCCCGCACTGGCTGGCTCGCATATCCGCCGCTGTCCGGCATCATGTCCAGCCCGGATGTAGGCGTGGACTACTATATCTGGTCATTGCAGATTGCTGGTGTCGGTACTTTGCTGTCGGGTATCAACCTGATCGCCACCATCATCAAAATGCGCGCGCCTGGCATGACGATGATGAAGATGCCGGTGTTTACCTGGACTGCGCTGTGCACCAACGTACTCATCGTTGCAGCCTTCCCTGTGCTGACTGCGGTACTCGGCATGTTGTCACTTGATCGTATGTTTGGCACCAATTTCTTCACTAATGATCTGGGAGGCAACTCCATGATGTATGTGAACCTGATCTGGATCTGGGGTCACCCTGAGGTTTATATCCTGGTCTTGCCTGCATTTGGTGTGTTCTCTGAAATCGTCTCGACTTTCTGTAGCAAGCGCTTGTTCGGTTATACCTCCATGGTGTATGCGACCGTGGTGATCACCATCCTGTCCTACCTGGTGTGGCTGCATCACTTCTTCACGATGGGGTCGGGAGCGAGTGTCAATTCCTTCTTCGGTATCACCACCATGATTATCTCTATCCCTACCGGAGCGAAGATATTCAACTGGTTGTTCACGATGTACCGTGGCCGTATCCGTTTTGAATTGCCGATGCTGTGGACCATGGGTTTCATGATCACTTTCGTTATTGGTGGCATGACCGGTGTCTTGCTGGCGGTACCGCCTGCTGACTTTGTCTTGCACAACAGTCTATTCCTGATTGCCCACTTCCATAACGTGATTATCGGTGGAGTGTTGTTTGGCATGTTTGCGGGTATCAACTACTGGTTCCCCAAGGCTTTTGGTTACAAGCTTGATGATTTCTGGGGCAAATGCTGCTTCTGGTTCTGGACTATCGGTTTCTATTTTGCCTTCATGCCCTTGTATGTACTGGGCCTGATGGGTGTGACCCGTCGCCTGAGCCATTTTGAAGACCCATCCCTGCAAATCTGGTTCCAGATCGCCGCTTTTGGTGCCGTCCTGATTGCACTGGGCATTGCTTCCTTCATCATCCAGTTATATGTCAGCTTCAAGAATCGTGCATCACTGCGTGACTTCACTGGTGACCCATGGGGTGGCCGTACGCTGGAATGGTCTACCTCATCTCCACCGGCAGACTACAACTTTGCGTTTACACCCAAAGTGTATGACAACGATGCCTGGGCTGATATGAAGAGCAAGCAATACCAAAGGCCTACAGATGGTTTCGTACCTATCCATATGCCCAAGAATACCGGTGCTGGCTTCATCATCGCCTTGCTGAGCGCAGCCTGTGGCTTCGCCCTGATCTGGCAGATGTGGTTGCCAGCGGTGCTGGGCTTTGTCGCCATGATGGCTGCCATCATCGTTCACACCTTTAATTACAAGCGTGATTACTACATCCCAGTTGCTGATGTTATCCGCACAGAAGAAGAACGCAGCCGTCTGGCAGGTGCCGCCCATGTCTAA
- a CDS encoding SURF1 family protein has product MKKQEQGIAGKAADLTPKSGQPPSSPRHSRLFRLSFTACMAVIFAGFISLGTWQVLRLQWKLDLIERVEQRVHAEPVPIPGFSLWPHINASADEYRHVQVSGVFLYEKTILAQATTELGGGFWVMTPLATADGATILINRGFIPEKMAASYRTSPEKDRLTTTAAGTMQITGLLRMTEPGGGFLRKNDPAGKRWYSRDVSAIAVATGLTRPAPFFIDADANQASSKLNAQQNEASANAPVAGLTVIHFHNNHLIYAVVWFSLAAMTAVAWSYVMRDRKNTDAAKTGNTA; this is encoded by the coding sequence ATGAAAAAGCAGGAACAAGGAATTGCCGGGAAAGCGGCTGACCTGACACCAAAGTCAGGTCAGCCTCCCTCATCTCCCCGTCACTCCCGCTTATTCAGACTGAGCTTCACGGCCTGCATGGCAGTCATCTTTGCAGGCTTCATTTCACTGGGTACATGGCAGGTACTGCGCCTTCAATGGAAACTCGATTTGATAGAGCGGGTTGAACAACGCGTACACGCAGAGCCAGTCCCCATTCCCGGTTTTTCACTATGGCCACACATTAATGCCAGTGCGGACGAGTACCGCCATGTGCAGGTCAGTGGCGTTTTTCTGTATGAGAAAACCATACTGGCGCAAGCCACGACAGAACTGGGAGGCGGTTTTTGGGTCATGACGCCGCTGGCGACAGCAGATGGCGCTACGATACTGATCAACCGTGGTTTTATCCCGGAAAAAATGGCTGCATCTTACCGGACATCTCCAGAGAAAGATCGCCTCACCACAACTGCTGCCGGCACCATGCAGATCACCGGCCTGTTGCGCATGACCGAGCCGGGTGGAGGCTTTTTAAGGAAAAACGATCCCGCTGGCAAGCGCTGGTATTCGCGCGATGTGAGCGCCATTGCGGTAGCAACAGGTTTGACCAGGCCAGCCCCTTTCTTTATCGATGCCGACGCAAACCAGGCCAGCAGCAAGCTCAATGCTCAGCAAAATGAAGCCTCAGCCAACGCCCCTGTCGCGGGCCTGACCGTGATTCATTTCCACAATAACCATTTGATTTATGCCGTCGTCTGGTTCTCGCTGGCAGCCATGACGGCAGTAGCCTGGTCATATGTCATGCGGGACAGAAAAAATACCGACGCCGCCAAGACAGGGAATACCGCATAA
- the cyoC gene encoding cytochrome o ubiquinol oxidase subunit III translates to MSNTATIPNEGTNLNTSATSQARTFASSDFYVKEHHPENGTLLGFWLYLMSDCLIFACLFATYAVLGRNYAGGPTGAELFDLPLVAVNTSLLLLSSITYGFAMLEMQRKRVKATLIWLAITGLLGAGFISLELYEFAHLIHEGAGPQRSGFLTSFFALVGTHGLHVTFGIIWLITLMFQIGRHGLTPENGRRLMCLSMFWHFLDVIWIGVFTFVYLMGVLP, encoded by the coding sequence ATGTCTAATACTGCAACTATCCCTAACGAGGGCACGAACTTGAATACCAGCGCAACTTCGCAGGCTCGCACTTTTGCCAGCAGCGATTTCTATGTCAAGGAACACCATCCGGAAAACGGCACCCTGCTCGGCTTCTGGCTTTACCTGATGAGCGATTGCCTGATCTTCGCCTGTCTGTTTGCTACCTATGCGGTATTGGGCCGCAACTATGCAGGTGGCCCTACCGGTGCAGAATTGTTTGACCTGCCGCTGGTAGCCGTGAATACCTCCCTGCTGCTGTTATCGTCGATCACGTATGGCTTTGCCATGCTGGAAATGCAGCGCAAGCGTGTCAAAGCTACCTTGATCTGGCTGGCGATTACCGGCTTGCTGGGTGCAGGTTTTATCAGTCTGGAACTGTATGAATTTGCCCACCTGATACACGAAGGTGCGGGCCCACAACGCAGCGGCTTTCTGACCTCCTTCTTTGCCCTGGTAGGCACGCACGGTCTGCACGTGACTTTCGGTATTATCTGGCTGATTACCCTGATGTTCCAGATAGGCCGCCATGGCCTCACGCCTGAGAACGGCAGGAGACTGATGTGCCTGTCGATGTTCTGGCATTTCCTGGACGTGATCTGGATCGGTGTATTTACCTTTGTTTATTTGATGGGAGTCTTGCCATGA